The Amblyomma americanum isolate KBUSLIRL-KWMA chromosome 5, ASM5285725v1, whole genome shotgun sequence genome window below encodes:
- the LOC144133915 gene encoding uncharacterized protein LOC144133915: MATSAQEVRGYDPEAMLFTSMPTTGDSNSTVTPKIRSQALLQAAARRSQDKAHMAAFGAAPAAGLSVGNVNAPATRATGSKDKAFSKWKPRPMPKPTPEDYVIVIKPRESVSLHEAFTETGYGTAISAYLGLKRARAISVLPSREQNLIIVHTPDIEAADQLIGDFAVNSDNGSIPLRGYLRQDGGNMCHGVIVVRNSDTTETLKDRVCWRAGTILEIRKFGTSNKARITFAGKENPRYVHYDNMVISVRNYHKTIPACGQCGVVGHRADACPNLRSNTCGVCGFQAPQVEGVRAPHNCVPRCSLCGGSHGTNSRDCAAKFRTPKTKQKITASKKKSRYLGPPGDQHGQEISNTENPPTGGAEKRPSKVSPPHGGLAKQSTLTRGDTRAWVNAVNNGHQATEEKKVRALMRGVRNGIFAGLIRNPPTTVVETIMEACYRSLGLPCTSEDHLLFHGCHNPDKALRHLLNFLEASGLSGRL, translated from the exons ATGGCGACTTCCGCGCAAGAAGTGCGCGGCTACGACCCTGAGGCGATGTTGTTTACCTCGATGCCCACCACCggagattcaaattcgacggttaCTCCCAAAATTCGGAGTCAAGCTTTGCTTCAAGCGGCTGCACGCCGCTCCCAAGATAAAGCCCATatggcggcgttcggcgccgccccggccgccggtttgtcggtcggaaacgtgaacgctcccgcgacgcgcgccacgggaagcaaggacaaggcgttctcgaagtggaagccgcgtccaatgcccaaaccgacacctgaagactacgtcatagttataaagcccagagaaagcgtttctcttcacgaggcgttcacagaaaccggctacggcactgccatttcagcgtacctcgggttgaaacgggcccgcgccatctccgttctaccctcacgagagcaaaacctcatcattgtgcataccccggacatcgaggcggccgaccagcttatcggggacttcgcagtaaattccgacaatgggtcgatcccgcttcggggttacctaagacaagacggcggcaacatgtgccacggcgtgatcgtggtccgtaactcggacaccacggaaactcttaaagaccgagtgtgctggcgcgccggcaccatcctggaaatccggaagttcgggacatccaacaaagcacgcatcactttcgcggGTAAGGAGAATCCCCGTTACGTACATTATGACAACATGGTCATCTCTGTGAGAAACTACCACAAAACTAtcccggcgtgcggccagtgtgggGTCGTCGGGCATCGCGCTGATGCGTGTCCAAACCTGCGATCGAACACCTGTGGAGTGTGCGGATTCCAAGCTCCGCaagtggagggggtgcgggctcCTCACAATTGTGTTCCCCGGTGTTCTCTGTGCGGTGGCTCTCATGGCACCAACTCTCGTGACTGTGCAGCAAAATTCCGCACACCCAAGACGAAACAGAAAATAACGgcgtccaagaagaaaagccgctatCTTGGGCCTCCCGGCGATCAGCATGGCCAGGAAATCTCCAACACCGAGAACCCACCTACCGGAGGTGCTGAAAAACGACCAtccaaggtgtcgccaccacacggCGGACTGGCGAAACAGTCAACATTAACGCGCGGTGataccagggcctgggtcaacgcagtcaacaatggccaccag gctactgaagagaagaaggtgcgggCCTTGATGAGGGGTGTTCGGAATGGCATCTTTGCAGGCCTCATCCGCAACCCTCCTACCACAGTGGTCGA GACTATCATGGAGGCTTGCTACCGCTCCCTGGGCCTCCCCTGCACATCAGAGGACCACCTTCTCTTCCACGGCTGTCACAATCCTGACAAAGCCCTCCGGCACCTCCTCAACTTCCTGGAGGCctccggcctctctggccgcctatag